The segment GAGGAGTATTATGACTTGGTATAAGGACATATTACATTTATTTACAAAATTGAGTGACAGATCCTTTCAAAATATTATTAGAAATGGAACCTATACTCGAGCTATACTAAATCTTATAATGTCTACAATTGTATTATATGTGATGACCTATGCTTTGCCGTTCATAGTGAAAGCTGTGTCTCCCGCATTAGGAATAAAACGCATGACTGGTCTCACACATTTTGATCTGGTTAGTGCTTTGGCAAATGCATCATTTTTAATTTTTCAAATTATCATAGGTGCCTTTGTTATATGGCGATTACTAGTATTGCTAGGTGGTACTGGGACCTATAGGGGCGTGATGCGAAACTATATCTATGGCTTAGCTTATACGAATGCACTTCGTACCGTAGTATTAGTGTTGGTCCATATAGTGGGGCTCATATTATTTTATCTATCTATGCCGAAATATGTAGGGAATATGGCCTATCTTGTAACCATGTTTAGTCAGTATTATGCTGTCTTTATTGGGGCCCAGCTCATGCGCCGCTATGTGGAACTAGGTATCGTAAAAACATATATTATTATGTTTATTGTGGCTTTGCTATCAGTGTCAGTATTGCCTCATTGGATCCGATTTGTACATACCCTAGTTAAATAATATAAGACTGTAATGTAGTATAACCGCAAGATGAAAGTCTTGCGGTTTTTTTATCGTTTAATTTATATTAAAATTAATTATATATAATTTAAATTTGGAAATTTATGATATAATTAATTTTATAGTGTAGTTGAGAGCGGAGTTAGTTATGGATACGACATTTTTACGAGAAATATCCCTGCTGGTGCGTTCACCGAAGAAGGGGATCGATGAAATCTTCTGGTTTGGTACCTTAGAAAAGGGAATCAAAGCTGGCCTCGCCGGTTGGTGTGCTACCCATATTTTGGGATTTGCGTTAGGCATTATACTATTACCTTTGGCTATGACCTTTGGCGGTTTTTTATTTGGCTTTATACCTGCCGTATATGGCATATTCTCTATATTACGAGAAATCATAGGTCTTGGAATCTATTGGTTTGTAGGTAGCTTTATACTTTGGAAATTATTGAGCGTTCTCTTAGAGCGTGAATTTGATTTCAAGCAAGTATTAATGGGCACTGCTTATGTGGAAGGCTATACCGGCGCACTGGGATTAGCATTAATTTTGGTATCTATTATTTGCATTTATATTACGCCATTTTTGATGATCCTATTAGTTCCTTTAGCACTAGCCTATGTTTGTGCCGTTATCTATGTGGCGGTCATACTTTTATCTCGTCTTATGAAAGTAGAGCCTCTTACAGTAGGGGCTGTTTATGTGGTATTATTTATTATAAATCTCTTATATAACTGGATTATGCGCATACTATTTGCGTAACTATATAAAAACCTCCTAGTTTATACTAGGAGGTTTTTTGTTGCTTCATAATGTTGTAATAGCAGTTCTACATTATCTTCGTCGTATTCGATTTGTTGGGACCATCTTGCCACTTGTTTAAGTGGAGAGCCTTCGAGGGCACTTGTCATAAGTATGTATTCCACACCATCTTTAGCATAGGAAAGGATGGCTTCTAAAGAATAATCTGCTAGCATATCGATTTGACGATATAAGATGTATTGGAAGACCTTGTTGAATAGCCCCATATCGTGAGTGGCAATATAGGTTTGAACAGAGGTAGTAAGTTTATCTATATCATGAGATAATACACTAATTTGTGCAGTCCATTCTTCATCGATAGGCTCTGTGGTACCATATAGATCTAATAGTCTAGTATAATACTGTGCGTCAGGGGATGGAATATATTGAAATAGTGCTGGATCTATATCAAAGGCTAATAGTTCAAATATATTCTGAATAGTTAAACGTTCGTCAGGACTAAATTCGCCGTTATCGTCTTCAATAGTAAAGATTACTTGATTAGACTGCATGTCTTCTGTCAGCAGTTCTACCGATGCTTCACAGGATAAACCAACCCCACATAGCTCGAGGTCCTCAATATATTTATAAAATCGCGGATGCATGTGACATGTATCGCATAGGCCTTCTTCACCTAGTTCGAGCACCACCTTACAGAGGCCATTTTCATTGAGTAACGGACACATAGGTTGTTCTTTAGAAAAGACGAAATGGCTACCTTCGTCATCGACAGTGATGGCTTGTCTTAAGCTTTCACCAAGAGGTCCTGTCATGGCATGATAGCGTTCAGCAGTGGTCTCGTCAATATCGATGGTCCACAGTTGGCAGCATGTATTTTCACATCGATCTGCTTTGCATTGAAATGTGTGATATATAGTAGGATATATTGAAATCATAATGGTCTCACTTGTAGTAAAAAATATTCTACGTGCATTGTATCATAGGGCAGTGGTCTATGCATTAATATTATAAATAAAGATTAATAAATCGTATCGATTTAGTGTATAATTGTATATATACACTATGGTCCTGTTTGAGAGATGGAGGAGCCTATGAAATCCTTATTTATAAAAGGTAGCCTTGTATTAGCCTTGGCAGCAGTGTTCGGTATGCCAAATGCAAGTGCGGCGCCTTTAGTAGCAGTAGAACCAACTATTGCAGTTGTTGATGGAAACCATGCAGCGATTGTAGGTGCAAATGGTTTATTGAATGCATTTATTCAAAATCATCCAAATGCAGCTATCACTGAAATCTCTTTTGATGCGGATGGTGGTCAAATTAGATATGATGTAGAAGGTGTTGATGAAAGTGGTAAATATGAGCTCACTTATATCTATGCAACAAATCAAATCTTTGAAAAACGTGAAGGTGACTTCCATAAATCCTTAAAGAAAACATCCTTTGATCCTCGTGAAATCTTACCGCCAGCAGCGGTAGTTAACTTTGCTTATGCTCAAACACAAGGCAAAGCAACAAGCCTTAATGAGTGGTCTGTACAATATGATAAAGGTAAAATAGTATACAAAGTTAGCTTCGGTACAGAAGGTGACAAAGAGGTCAATGTACGCATTGATGCTATGAATGGTACGTTGTTGTCTGTTAAATTTGACGACTAAACTATGGTGACTAGTAAATATAACTTAATAGTAGAAGGCTTATTATCTTAAATATAAGAATTAAACTCCTTAAAATTATCTTTTTTTGTAGAAAAGGATAGTTTTAAGGAGTTTTTTTGTGAACATTTGCTCATGAAAGGGGATATTTACATTATGAGAATTACAA is part of the Veillonella nakazawae genome and harbors:
- the fliB gene encoding flagellin lysine-N-methylase, with protein sequence MISIYPTIYHTFQCKADRCENTCCQLWTIDIDETTAERYHAMTGPLGESLRQAITVDDEGSHFVFSKEQPMCPLLNENGLCKVVLELGEEGLCDTCHMHPRFYKYIEDLELCGVGLSCEASVELLTEDMQSNQVIFTIEDDNGEFSPDERLTIQNIFELLAFDIDPALFQYIPSPDAQYYTRLLDLYGTTEPIDEEWTAQISVLSHDIDKLTTSVQTYIATHDMGLFNKVFQYILYRQIDMLADYSLEAILSYAKDGVEYILMTSALEGSPLKQVARWSQQIEYDEDNVELLLQHYEATKNLLV
- a CDS encoding PepSY domain-containing protein, whose translation is MKSLFIKGSLVLALAAVFGMPNASAAPLVAVEPTIAVVDGNHAAIVGANGLLNAFIQNHPNAAITEISFDADGGQIRYDVEGVDESGKYELTYIYATNQIFEKREGDFHKSLKKTSFDPREILPPAAVVNFAYAQTQGKATSLNEWSVQYDKGKIVYKVSFGTEGDKEVNVRIDAMNGTLLSVKFDD